Proteins encoded within one genomic window of Microcebus murinus isolate Inina chromosome 8, M.murinus_Inina_mat1.0, whole genome shotgun sequence:
- the LOC105881053 gene encoding ubiquitin-conjugating enzyme E2 D2: protein MALKRIHKELNDLARDPPAQCSAGPVGDDMFHWQATIMGPNDSPYQGGVFFLTIHFPTDYPFKPPKVAFTTRIYHPNINSNGSICLDILRSQWSPALTISKVLLSICSLLCDPNPDDPLVPEIARIYKTDREKYNRIAREWTQKYAM from the coding sequence ATGGCTCTGAAGAGAATCCACAAGGAATTGAATGATCTGGCACGGGATCCCCCAGCACAATGTTCAGCAGGTCCTGTTGGAGATGACATGTTCCATTGGCAAGCTACAATAATGGGGCCAAATGACAGTCCATATCAGGGTGGAGTATTTTTCTTGACAATTCATTTCCCAACAGATTACCCCTTCAAACCACCTAAGGTTGCATTTACAACAAGAATTTATCATCCAAATATTAACAGTAATGGCAGCATTTGTCTTGATATTCTACGGTCACAGTGGTCTCCAGCACTAACTATTTCAAAAGTACTCTTGTCCATCTGTTCTCTGTTGTGTGATCCCAATCCAGATGATCCTTTAGTGCCTGAGATTGCTCGGATCTACAAAACAGATAGAGAAAAGTACAACAGAATAGCTCGGGAATGGACTCAGAAGTATGCGatgtaa